In a genomic window of Curtobacterium sp. MCBD17_035:
- a CDS encoding MFS transporter → MSAPSSSSTLYPPTEPLPVLATRPPWRHTLIALSVPNFRLFTATNLVAMTAGWMQRVAQDWLVLQLTHSVADVGITVAMQFAPMLLFGLFGGVIVDRYSKRALMMLTQASFALLSGVLAALTLAGVVQAWHIWVIAFVVGLVTVIDNPARQVFVTEIVGQEHLRNAISVNSSVFQLGGMIGPALSGILLVAVGAGWSFGINGIACAAVVVTLGFLRVSELHRMPAVPPSKGQLQEGLRYAIRKPTIIVPVVLVAFFSVFALTMPVLLSAFASDVYHVGAGGYGVFNSMVAIGALTGALLSTRRAVVRLRTIVGGVGITGLLLVLAGAAPMIAPFALILVAVGMAQLLFQTASNSLVQMSSNIGIRGRVMSLYVLVLLGGQAIGGPVMGQIVDRFGAHVGMVVAGGVPAIAAAVIAVVLARRGGLHLEVRLRHHLPLPAIVGQH, encoded by the coding sequence GTGAGCGCCCCCTCGTCCTCGTCCACCCTCTACCCGCCGACCGAGCCGCTCCCCGTCCTGGCGACCCGCCCGCCGTGGCGACACACCCTCATCGCCCTGTCGGTACCGAACTTCCGGCTCTTCACGGCGACGAACCTGGTCGCGATGACCGCCGGGTGGATGCAGCGCGTCGCGCAGGACTGGCTCGTGCTCCAGCTCACGCACTCCGTGGCGGACGTCGGGATCACCGTCGCGATGCAGTTCGCCCCGATGCTCCTGTTCGGGCTGTTCGGCGGCGTCATCGTGGACCGCTACTCGAAGCGCGCGCTGATGATGCTCACGCAGGCGTCGTTCGCGCTGCTCAGCGGCGTGCTGGCGGCGCTGACGCTCGCGGGGGTCGTGCAGGCCTGGCACATCTGGGTGATCGCGTTCGTCGTCGGGCTCGTCACCGTGATCGACAATCCGGCCCGGCAGGTGTTCGTCACCGAGATCGTCGGACAGGAGCACCTCCGGAACGCGATCAGCGTCAACTCGTCGGTGTTCCAGCTCGGCGGCATGATCGGCCCGGCGCTCTCCGGCATCCTGCTCGTCGCGGTCGGGGCCGGCTGGTCGTTCGGCATCAACGGCATCGCCTGCGCGGCGGTCGTGGTGACCCTGGGGTTCCTCCGCGTTTCCGAACTCCACCGGATGCCGGCCGTGCCGCCGTCGAAGGGGCAGCTGCAGGAGGGCCTCCGCTACGCCATCCGGAAGCCGACGATCATCGTGCCCGTGGTGCTCGTCGCGTTCTTCTCGGTGTTCGCGCTGACCATGCCGGTCCTCCTGTCCGCGTTCGCCTCGGACGTCTACCACGTCGGGGCCGGCGGCTACGGCGTGTTCAACTCGATGGTCGCGATCGGCGCGCTGACCGGCGCGCTCCTGTCGACGCGGCGTGCGGTGGTACGACTGCGGACCATCGTCGGCGGCGTCGGCATCACGGGGCTGCTCCTCGTCCTCGCCGGCGCCGCGCCGATGATCGCGCCGTTCGCGCTCATCCTCGTCGCGGTCGGGATGGCGCAGCTGCTGTTCCAGACCGCGTCGAACTCACTCGTCCAGATGTCGTCGAACATCGGGATCCGCGGCCGTGTGATGTCGCTGTACGTGCTCGTCCTGCTCGGCGGCCAGGCGATCGGCGGGCCGGTCATGGGGCAGATCGTCGACCGCTTCGGTGCACACGTCGGCATGGTCGTCGCGGGCGGGGTGCCCGCGATCGCCGCCGCGGTCATCGCGGTCGTGCTCGCTCGACGGGGCGGCCTGCACCTGGAGGTCCGCCTGCGGCACCACCTGCCGCTCCCGGCCATCGTCGGCCAGCACTAG
- a CDS encoding LysR substrate-binding domain-containing protein yields the protein MLDPILLRTFLTVAETLSFTQAAGRLGISQPTVSQHVRKLETAVSRTLLVRDTRGVALTDNGDAMAGFARTILAAHGQADAYFSGQANRGRLRFGAADDLAITQLPRILRDFRRLHPHINLELTVNQSGPLLRRLKAGQLDLVFIKQTAGQPAEGTRVASDQMVWMAQDGIALEPNEPVPLIAYQAPSISRQMAIDALEAVGRTWRITCNTRDVNGVLAAVRAGIGVAVFPHSLIPADLVKVSQRLVLPDLPAVDYVLMANPAAGRGPVDALTNAILSRGVIRAV from the coding sequence TTGCTCGATCCGATCCTGCTCCGCACGTTCCTGACGGTCGCGGAGACCCTGAGCTTCACGCAGGCCGCGGGCCGACTCGGCATCAGCCAACCCACGGTCAGCCAGCACGTCCGGAAGCTCGAGACCGCGGTGTCCCGGACCCTCCTCGTCCGGGACACGCGAGGCGTGGCGCTCACGGACAACGGCGACGCCATGGCCGGTTTCGCGCGCACGATCCTCGCCGCACACGGGCAGGCCGACGCGTACTTCTCGGGCCAGGCGAACCGCGGGCGTCTGCGCTTCGGGGCGGCCGACGACCTCGCGATCACCCAGCTGCCCCGCATCCTCCGCGACTTCCGGCGGCTCCACCCGCACATCAACCTCGAGCTCACGGTCAACCAGTCGGGTCCGCTGCTCCGGCGGCTCAAGGCCGGTCAGCTCGACCTCGTGTTCATCAAGCAGACCGCCGGGCAGCCCGCCGAGGGCACGCGCGTCGCGAGCGACCAGATGGTGTGGATGGCCCAGGACGGCATCGCGCTCGAGCCGAACGAACCCGTGCCGCTCATCGCCTACCAGGCGCCGAGCATCAGTCGCCAGATGGCCATCGACGCGCTCGAGGCCGTCGGCCGCACGTGGCGGATCACGTGCAACACGCGCGACGTCAACGGCGTGCTCGCGGCGGTCCGAGCGGGCATCGGGGTGGCGGTGTTCCCGCACTCCCTCATCCCGGCCGACCTCGTCAAGGTGTCCCAGCGGCTGGTGTTGCCGGACCTCCCGGCCGTCGACTACGTCCTCATGGCGAACCCGGCCGCCGGTCGCGGGCCGGTCGACGCGTTGACGAACGCGATCCTCAGCCGCGGCGTGATCCGCGCGGTCTGA